The following coding sequences are from one Treponema bryantii window:
- a CDS encoding peptidoglycan endopeptidase, with amino-acid sequence MENVNLRMRLMLESEKEIVAKLSEAERYRYFLGRMQFLKYESGKENLLTSDCSGSVCLALLLATGCSIRVTADALFKKYFTKKNPDKDDIQAAFFMTLYDRKLGPRLYKENEICHVAGLCGRDVVLNCVEPYSELRSLSDMKPWYNANDYRIIVRGLDRNALQKASDDNVDLFGADYQFEQIRNAIDGARG; translated from the coding sequence ATGGAAAATGTAAATCTTAGAATGCGGCTGATGCTGGAATCTGAAAAAGAGATTGTAGCAAAACTTAGCGAAGCTGAACGTTACCGCTACTTTCTTGGACGTATGCAGTTTTTGAAATATGAAAGCGGTAAGGAAAATCTTTTGACTTCTGACTGTTCGGGCTCTGTATGCCTGGCTCTGTTGCTTGCGACCGGCTGTTCAATTCGTGTTACCGCGGATGCTTTGTTTAAGAAATATTTTACAAAGAAGAATCCTGATAAAGACGATATTCAGGCGGCTTTCTTTATGACTCTGTATGACAGAAAGCTTGGTCCAAGGTTGTACAAGGAAAATGAGATTTGCCATGTGGCTGGTCTTTGCGGTCGGGATGTTGTGCTTAACTGTGTGGAGCCTTATTCGGAACTTAGAAGCTTGAGCGATATGAAGCCCTGGTACAATGCTAACGATTACAGAATTATTGTGCGAGGTTTGGACCGCAATGCTTTGCAAAAAGCTAGTGATGATAACGTGGATTTGTTTGGAGCTGACTATCAGTTTGAACAGATTCGTAATGCAATTGATGGAGCTCGCGGATGA
- a CDS encoding restriction endonuclease subunit S, whose amino-acid sequence MMNNEELKNKNPLIRFTGFYNDWIEKNYKEVFDTSVSNNTLSRAELTSEKTLTKNVHYGDILIKYNSILNIQKDDFPFVPDSVKIDSKNFLRDGDIIFADTAEDETCGKAVEITEIENEKVLAGLHTFVARPKIQFTSKYLGYFINSPAFHNQLIPYMQGTKVTSISKSNVQKTYVKFPDKKEQSKIGELFFQIDSLIFSTLKEHDKLISLKKCMLQKMFPKNGKLIPEIRFKGFIDEWSEKKLGNLGETFTGLSGKTKDDFGHGQAKFVTYMNVFLNPVADPELVETIEIDSKQAEVKYGDIFFTTSSETPEEVGMSSIWLDQGKNVYLNSFCFGYRITEKIDPYYIAYMLRSNVVRSKIILLAQGISRYNISKKGMMKISVPFPSYIEQQKIGAFFQNLDNLIKKQSVELEKLNNIKKTLLNKMFV is encoded by the coding sequence ATGATGAATAATGAAGAATTAAAAAATAAAAATCCTCTCATAAGATTCACTGGGTTTTATAATGATTGGATAGAGAAAAATTATAAAGAGGTTTTTGATACTTCCGTATCAAATAATACTTTATCAAGAGCTGAACTTACTTCTGAAAAAACATTAACAAAAAATGTCCATTATGGAGATATTCTTATTAAGTATAATTCTATCCTAAATATTCAAAAGGATGATTTTCCATTTGTACCTGATTCTGTAAAAATTGATTCTAAGAACTTTTTACGAGATGGGGATATTATATTTGCTGACACAGCAGAAGATGAAACTTGTGGAAAAGCTGTTGAAATTACTGAGATTGAAAATGAAAAAGTTTTAGCTGGATTACATACTTTTGTGGCACGTCCAAAAATCCAATTTACATCAAAATATCTCGGTTATTTTATAAATAGTCCTGCTTTTCATAACCAACTTATACCTTATATGCAAGGAACAAAGGTTACTTCTATTTCTAAATCAAATGTTCAGAAGACTTATGTAAAATTTCCTGATAAAAAAGAACAATCTAAGATTGGAGAATTATTTTTTCAAATTGATTCTCTTATTTTTTCAACTTTGAAAGAACATGACAAACTTATTTCATTAAAAAAATGCATGTTGCAAAAAATGTTCCCAAAAAATGGCAAACTTATTCCTGAAATTAGATTTAAGGGTTTTATTGATGAATGGTCTGAAAAAAAATTGGGCAATTTAGGTGAAACTTTTACTGGATTATCAGGAAAAACGAAAGATGATTTTGGACATGGGCAGGCTAAATTTGTAACTTATATGAATGTATTTTTAAATCCTGTGGCAGACCCTGAATTAGTTGAAACTATTGAAATTGATTCTAAGCAGGCAGAAGTAAAATACGGAGATATATTTTTTACAACATCATCTGAGACACCAGAAGAAGTTGGCATGTCTTCTATTTGGTTGGATCAAGGAAAAAATGTTTATTTAAATAGTTTTTGTTTTGGATATAGAATTACCGAGAAAATAGATCCTTATTACATAGCATATATGTTACGTTCAAATGTAGTAAGAAGTAAAATAATTCTATTAGCACAAGGTATTTCTAGATATAACATTTCAAAAAAAGGAATGATGAAAATATCTGTACCATTTCCATCTTATATTGAGCAACAAAAAATTGGAGCTTTTTTTCAAAATTTGGATAATCTAATTAAAAAGCAGTCGGTAGAGTTAGAAAAACTTAATAATATAAAAAAGACATTATTAAATAAGATGTTTGTTTAA
- a CDS encoding PfkB family carbohydrate kinase, which yields MNIIAMTCMCVDVFDDTGEIRPGGEALNFAAIASKYNHISVDLLGAIGDDDYGKAILKSIENKPINKEFIHIISGSTTANHRIYLTEKGDRYFKDDSWNGGIHDTYLLSDSDKNRIASADIIFITFDSPNFDDVLELRKSCRFQLAVDFNVLRDFKKIETIVPYINFFFISGEKSILLQFQKWSERYDNIFNITLAENGSVTYYMGKEYRVDAVPVNNVIDTTGCGDSYHAGFLCSYLRDSDIIKAMNEGSRVASKTLSHIGGF from the coding sequence ATGAATATTATTGCTATGACTTGTATGTGCGTAGATGTTTTTGATGATACTGGAGAAATCCGTCCCGGTGGTGAAGCATTGAACTTTGCTGCAATTGCATCAAAATACAATCATATTTCTGTTGATCTTCTTGGTGCAATTGGTGACGATGATTATGGTAAGGCAATATTGAAATCTATTGAAAATAAACCTATCAACAAAGAGTTTATCCACATTATTTCAGGCTCTACTACTGCAAACCATCGGATTTATCTTACTGAGAAAGGTGATAGATATTTCAAGGATGATTCATGGAACGGTGGTATTCATGACACATATCTTCTTAGCGATTCTGACAAGAACAGAATTGCAAGTGCTGATATTATCTTTATAACCTTTGATTCTCCTAATTTTGATGATGTATTAGAACTTAGAAAGAGTTGTCGTTTTCAGCTTGCCGTTGACTTCAACGTGCTAAGAGATTTTAAGAAAATAGAAACTATTGTACCGTACATTAACTTCTTTTTTATCAGTGGTGAGAAGAGTATTCTTTTACAATTTCAAAAATGGTCTGAACGGTATGACAACATATTTAACATTACACTTGCAGAAAATGGCAGCGTTACTTATTATATGGGAAAAGAATATAGAGTGGATGCTGTGCCGGTCAATAATGTAATTGATACAACTGGGTGCGGTGACAGTTATCATGCTGGCTTTCTTTGTTCATATTTAAGAGATTCTGATATTATAAAAGCAATGAATGAAGGTTCAAGAGTCGCTTCTAAAACATTAAGTCATATTGGCGGCTTTTAA
- a CDS encoding GIY-YIG nuclease family protein has protein sequence MKEEGIVYVLSNEAMPGLIKIGLTTRNELQARINELYTTSVPVPFTCEYASRVDDCAKVEQALHQAFSTDRVNPNREFFRMSVERVIPILKLVEKEEITATVRKDIDKDISETDRQASNNLKRKKRPPLNFDEMHIPMGAELICPYEGTDYKVYVCAPRKVKFNDEEKSLTATLRQIMNITWDVQPTPYFYYNGRLLSDIYNETYTSVDDE, from the coding sequence ATGAAAGAAGAAGGAATTGTATACGTTTTATCTAACGAAGCTATGCCAGGTTTAATAAAGATTGGACTAACAACAAGAAATGAATTACAGGCAAGAATTAATGAACTTTATACAACAAGTGTACCAGTTCCTTTTACTTGTGAATATGCGAGTCGTGTAGATGATTGTGCAAAAGTTGAACAAGCTTTACACCAAGCTTTTTCAACTGACAGGGTAAATCCAAATAGAGAATTTTTTAGGATGTCTGTTGAAAGAGTAATTCCAATTCTTAAACTTGTAGAAAAAGAGGAAATTACTGCTACAGTCCGTAAAGATATTGATAAAGATATTTCTGAAACTGATAGACAGGCTTCTAATAATTTAAAACGCAAAAAAAGACCACCATTAAATTTCGATGAAATGCATATTCCAATGGGAGCAGAATTAATTTGTCCTTATGAAGGAACTGATTATAAAGTATACGTATGTGCTCCTCGTAAAGTGAAGTTTAATGATGAAGAAAAATCACTAACAGCAACTTTACGCCAGATTATGAATATTACTTGGGATGTACAACCAACCCCTTATTTTTATTATAACGGCCGGTTACTTTCTGATATTTATAATGAAACTTATACTAGTGTTGATGATGAATAA
- a CDS encoding HNH endonuclease — MAGYHKLTENEIKQLSAELQEPKDSYPHYNPIQIDKTKEIFKNVNIYRLDGIKVLSVSNYGRVKYNNLIVEPYIVGTFLHCTKVYSPDFGDHYVYNLVKEAFDPIPNRSNFQIHHINNNALDNRPENLIYVTEEEHRKIDFEFNKKLLKISHKIYEKNLNDLINFFNLNSERSFNGSELLYEFNTVYRKVVMDNVKSLCERRILICFEKGESFEYYKYGLNESYI, encoded by the coding sequence ATGGCAGGTTATCACAAACTAACAGAAAATGAAATTAAACAACTATCTGCGGAACTTCAAGAACCGAAAGATTCATATCCACATTATAATCCAATTCAAATTGATAAAACCAAAGAAATATTTAAAAACGTAAATATATATCGATTGGATGGTATAAAAGTTTTAAGTGTAAGTAATTATGGCCGTGTAAAATATAATAATCTAATAGTTGAACCTTATATAGTTGGTACATTCTTACATTGTACAAAAGTATATTCACCTGATTTTGGTGATCATTATGTTTATAACTTGGTAAAAGAAGCTTTTGACCCAATTCCAAATCGTTCTAATTTTCAAATACATCATATAAATAATAATGCTTTGGATAATCGCCCAGAAAATCTAATCTATGTTACAGAAGAAGAACATCGTAAAATTGATTTCGAGTTTAATAAAAAATTGCTAAAAATAAGTCATAAAATATATGAAAAAAATTTGAATGACTTGATTAACTTTTTTAATTTAAATTCTGAACGTTCTTTTAATGGTAGTGAATTATTATATGAATTTAATACAGTTTACCGCAAAGTTGTGATGGATAATGTAAAAAGCCTTTGTGAACGTAGAATTCTTATTTGTTTTGAAAAAGGCGAATCATTTGAATATTATAAGTATGGATTAAATGAATCTTATATTTAA
- a CDS encoding HsdR family type I site-specific deoxyribonuclease yields MKKYTLESDFEKDVVSKLQACGWKGGASYPAVLHYPTEAELIQNWANIIFEHNRKELNNVPLNQDEIDQLLTKIRGKTPCEINRIINSKLIDLIRSNKDDSENYNKTVYLEIYDRRKIQDGETVFQIAEQPYFERKTSMDHDRRGDLVLLINGMPLYHLELKKSNVPWEAAFNQLRLYHSEGIYSGFFSFVQIFVAMTPEESRYFANPGEYTKFNQKFAFKWAKERNVEVLEWEEFIHKFLYIPMAHEIIGFYTVPDKTDDTLKVLRSYQFNAVRCIRNKVSSHKDKWNDGIQTGGYVWNTTGSGKTLTSFKTAQIISEEGLCDKVIFLLDRIELGTQTLTEYKNFSDDTMDVQDTANTGKLWQRLLSDNNTPGVNTKLIVTSIQKMSNLVPNEKNKKDFEKLNKKKIVIIVDEAHRDTFGTMLSVIKSSFPNALFFGFTGTPIFEENKKIIYSKDDTGSAEFTTADVFGDEFKDATYTIANGIHDGNVLGFDPCMKLLNDDYEVRKAAGYRACGTNDENKIYADEALTKCFQSYLNDKTMIEIEKEIPSSNFTGDTKEADEYRRAVVNDIMKNWNNVTVGGKFHGIFATSSIEQAFAYYKLFKELTQNFTFTVLVDPSTDGAYGAEKEIALKEIIMDYNNNFFKGTTKFTLETYDQMKTNVSWRLAHKETFKNLKKEQYLNLLIVVNQMLTGFDSKYVNVLYLDKILDYENLIQAMSRTNRIFGNEKRHGIIHFYRKPHTMKKNVEDAVRTYSGENTQGVFVNKLPSNLKKMEQTFDDIKDLFNKAGIPDFSSLPEDEATVGKFVKLYNKFNAYLDAAKVQGFTWGRDTYYIEESEVGQPEPQETSLGNGTPATKKEQVTFSVPHDAFVAITQRYVSIVQPTPGPGLGPGTSTIPPFEIDIHLVENHMDKIDEAYLQKFFKAYIDSLKATGEGSEESKKALEALYSEFAKLSTDNQRIAKNIISDIQTGTLQVSEEFSLVEMITKYAKDEQDNRTREFCENLGIDIDKFNDIAEGINKDNPDEGGKLSDLIKLANSDKAKAYFEKRDKTQYQGWKINTLIRESITKFVTGK; encoded by the coding sequence ATGAAAAAATATACTTTAGAATCAGATTTCGAAAAAGATGTTGTCTCAAAACTCCAAGCATGTGGTTGGAAAGGTGGTGCTAGTTACCCAGCAGTATTACATTATCCAACAGAAGCAGAACTTATCCAAAACTGGGCAAATATTATTTTTGAACATAACCGAAAAGAACTTAATAATGTACCACTTAATCAGGATGAAATAGATCAACTTCTTACAAAAATTAGAGGAAAAACACCTTGTGAAATTAACCGAATAATTAATTCAAAATTAATAGATTTAATTCGTTCTAATAAAGATGATTCTGAAAACTATAACAAAACTGTTTATCTTGAAATCTATGACAGAAGAAAGATTCAAGATGGTGAAACTGTTTTCCAGATTGCAGAACAACCTTATTTTGAAAGAAAAACTTCTATGGATCATGACCGAAGAGGTGATTTAGTTCTTTTAATTAATGGTATGCCTCTTTATCATCTGGAACTGAAGAAAAGTAATGTACCTTGGGAAGCTGCTTTTAATCAGCTGAGACTTTATCACAGTGAAGGTATTTATTCTGGATTCTTTAGTTTTGTACAAATCTTTGTTGCGATGACACCAGAAGAATCTCGATACTTTGCTAATCCTGGAGAATATACAAAGTTTAATCAGAAGTTTGCTTTTAAGTGGGCAAAAGAAAGAAATGTAGAAGTTTTGGAATGGGAAGAATTTATTCATAAGTTCCTTTACATTCCAATGGCTCATGAAATAATTGGATTTTATACTGTTCCAGATAAAACAGATGATACTCTTAAAGTTTTAAGAAGCTATCAGTTTAATGCAGTTCGTTGTATTCGTAATAAGGTAAGTAGTCATAAAGATAAATGGAATGACGGTATTCAGACTGGCGGTTATGTTTGGAATACAACCGGTTCTGGAAAAACTTTGACTTCTTTTAAAACTGCTCAAATTATAAGTGAAGAAGGACTTTGCGATAAGGTTATTTTCCTGTTAGACAGAATTGAACTTGGAACTCAGACTCTCACTGAATATAAAAACTTTAGTGATGACACAATGGATGTTCAGGACACTGCTAATACAGGAAAACTTTGGCAACGGCTTTTGTCTGATAATAACACTCCTGGTGTAAATACAAAGTTAATTGTTACTTCAATTCAGAAAATGAGTAATCTTGTTCCGAATGAAAAGAACAAAAAAGATTTTGAGAAACTGAACAAAAAGAAAATTGTAATAATTGTTGATGAAGCACACCGTGATACATTCGGTACAATGCTTTCTGTAATAAAATCATCATTCCCTAATGCATTATTCTTTGGATTCACTGGTACTCCAATTTTTGAAGAAAACAAAAAAATTATTTATTCAAAAGATGATACTGGTTCTGCAGAGTTTACAACAGCAGATGTATTCGGCGATGAATTTAAGGATGCAACATATACAATTGCAAATGGTATTCATGATGGGAATGTATTAGGTTTTGACCCATGTATGAAGCTTTTGAATGATGACTATGAAGTGAGAAAAGCTGCCGGATATAGAGCTTGCGGAACAAATGATGAAAACAAAATCTATGCAGATGAAGCTTTAACAAAATGCTTTCAATCATATCTTAATGATAAGACAATGATTGAAATAGAAAAAGAAATTCCATCATCTAATTTTACAGGCGATACAAAAGAAGCTGATGAATATAGAAGAGCTGTTGTAAATGATATTATGAAAAATTGGAACAACGTAACTGTTGGAGGAAAGTTTCATGGTATTTTTGCGACAAGTTCAATTGAACAGGCTTTTGCATATTATAAACTATTCAAAGAACTAACACAGAATTTCACATTTACGGTATTAGTAGATCCTTCTACAGATGGTGCATATGGTGCAGAAAAAGAAATAGCACTTAAAGAAATTATTATGGATTATAATAATAATTTCTTTAAAGGAACAACAAAATTTACTCTTGAAACTTATGACCAGATGAAAACAAATGTAAGCTGGAGACTTGCTCATAAGGAGACATTTAAGAATCTCAAGAAAGAACAGTATCTCAATCTTCTTATTGTTGTAAATCAGATGCTTACAGGTTTTGACTCAAAATATGTAAACGTTCTTTACCTTGATAAGATTTTGGATTATGAAAATCTTATTCAGGCAATGAGCCGTACTAATCGTATTTTTGGAAATGAAAAGAGACACGGAATTATTCATTTTTACAGAAAACCACATACTATGAAAAAAAATGTGGAAGATGCTGTACGGACATATTCCGGAGAAAATACACAGGGAGTATTTGTTAATAAGCTTCCTTCTAATCTAAAAAAGATGGAACAAACTTTTGATGATATCAAAGATTTGTTTAACAAGGCCGGTATACCAGATTTCTCTTCTTTGCCAGAAGATGAAGCTACTGTTGGAAAATTTGTTAAACTTTACAATAAGTTCAATGCATATCTTGATGCTGCCAAGGTACAAGGATTTACATGGGGAAGAGATACGTACTACATAGAGGAATCTGAAGTTGGACAACCTGAACCACAAGAAACAAGTCTTGGAAATGGAACTCCTGCAACCAAAAAAGAACAGGTAACTTTTAGTGTACCGCATGATGCATTTGTTGCTATTACTCAGCGTTATGTAAGTATTGTTCAGCCGACTCCAGGCCCTGGACTAGGACCCGGAACTTCAACAATTCCACCATTTGAAATTGATATTCACCTTGTTGAAAATCATATGGATAAAATTGATGAAGCTTATTTGCAGAAGTTCTTTAAGGCTTACATTGATAGTTTAAAAGCTACCGGGGAAGGAAGTGAAGAATCAAAGAAAGCTCTTGAAGCATTGTATTCTGAATTCGCGAAACTAAGTACAGATAATCAAAGAATTGCAAAGAATATTATTAGTGATATACAAACTGGAACATTGCAAGTTTCTGAAGAGTTTTCTTTGGTTGAAATGATTACAAAATATGCTAAAGATGAACAAGATAACAGAACTAGAGAATTCTGCGAGAATCTGGGAATTGATATTGATAAGTTTAATGACATTGCTGAGGGTATTAACAAGGATAATCCTGATGAAGGTGGAAAACTTTCGGATTTGATTAAACTTGCGAATTCAGATAAGGCAAAAGCTTATTTTGAAAAACGTGATAAAACTCAATATCAGGGTTGGAAAATTAATACTTTAATTCGTGAGAGTATTACTAAGTTTGTGACAGGGAAATAA
- a CDS encoding helix-turn-helix transcriptional regulator: MGNTESVVPKLLGENVQRFRKEKNLTQVELAEIIGITQKHLSEIETGIKFPSAPIIEDLSKAFGKPVSALFGGTDINVYDMSNKVVDLLMMNLQPKLNLIYKEIDDINKKISNMKITIQTE; encoded by the coding sequence ATGGGAAATACAGAATCAGTTGTTCCGAAACTATTAGGCGAAAATGTACAGCGTTTTCGAAAAGAAAAAAATCTTACTCAGGTAGAACTTGCTGAAATAATTGGCATTACACAAAAACATTTATCAGAAATTGAAACAGGCATTAAATTCCCATCAGCTCCCATAATTGAAGATTTATCAAAAGCTTTCGGAAAACCAGTATCAGCTTTATTTGGTGGTACAGATATAAACGTTTATGACATGAGCAATAAGGTTGTTGATTTGTTAATGATGAATCTGCAGCCAAAATTAAATCTTATTTATAAAGAAATAGATGATATAAACAAAAAAATCAGTAATATGAAAATTACAATTCAAACAGAATAA
- a CDS encoding transposase — protein MAKEKKPVHKVQMTDGKRRIIQQLLQEYDIETAEDIQDALKDLLGGTIKEIMEAEMDDHLGYQKSERYDSDDYRNGYKTKRVNSSFGSLDIQVPQDRKSTFEPQVVKKRQKDISNIDQKIISMYAKGMTTRQISDTLEDIYGFEATKKWTMPLRNWGRIYGDLQIMYEDRLPE, from the coding sequence ATGGCAAAAGAAAAGAAACCCGTACACAAAGTTCAGATGACAGACGGTAAGCGTCGGATTATCCAACAGCTCCTCCAGGAGTATGACATCGAAACCGCAGAAGACATACAGGATGCTCTCAAGGATCTCTTAGGCGGTACCATCAAAGAAATTATGGAAGCTGAAATGGATGATCATCTTGGATATCAGAAGTCTGAACGCTATGACAGCGACGATTACCGTAATGGATACAAGACAAAGCGTGTCAACTCCAGTTTCGGCAGTCTTGATATCCAGGTGCCGCAGGATCGAAAATCAACCTTTGAACCTCAGGTTGTAAAAAAGAGACAGAAGGATATTTCAAACATTGACCAGAAGATCATTTCCATGTATGCCAAGGGAATGACCACCCGCCAGATTTCCGATACCCTTGAAGATATCTATGGTTTTGAGGCGACGAAAAAATGGACTATGCCATTACGAAACTGGGGAAGAATCTACGGTGATCTTCAGATCATGTATGAAGATAGGCTACCCGAGTAA
- a CDS encoding phage/plasmid primase, P4 family has product MSEMDFSKKERAALEEIGLEMKANKYVKGEMQFTDLTNTLYFLRAYQDIIRYCKTLDKFLVWNGTNWELDVRGFVEERIPIFIHQMYRIQRYIPDQLLKQDFEKHLIKSESFRRIQAIIGLLKMQPAIKVIEKDLDTDNYLFNVDKLTLNLKTGKAKEPNIKHLITKKSNFIYDKDADCPTWNLFLMQIFEKDESLIRYIQKACGYALSGDVSEQCLFILWGTGANGKSTFLNVLLYLFGDYACTTMIDTFMKKTNDKSNDIARLKGLRFVTTSEIEQGKQINESLMKSVTGEDSLTARFLYGEYFSFKPTFKIFMATNHKPKIRGADNGIWRRIKMIPFTVTIPPEQRDKKLTEKLIAENSGILNWLIAGYAMWKKEGLGEEPEVVRAANEEYRMDMDAVGTFINDCLELDASLQWRLHTKILYETYMKWCNKNNEHIMSQKWLSLRMGEKGFKRLVSNSQRWWLGLTVKPEWRGFVK; this is encoded by the coding sequence ATGAGTGAGATGGATTTTTCAAAAAAAGAAAGGGCTGCTCTTGAAGAGATAGGTCTTGAAATGAAAGCGAATAAGTATGTGAAAGGTGAAATGCAGTTCACTGATCTAACGAATACGCTTTATTTTTTGAGGGCTTATCAGGATATTATCCGCTACTGTAAAACTCTGGATAAATTCCTTGTCTGGAATGGAACTAACTGGGAATTAGATGTTAGAGGATTTGTTGAGGAACGTATTCCGATTTTTATTCACCAGATGTACAGAATCCAGCGTTATATCCCGGACCAGCTTTTGAAACAGGACTTTGAAAAGCATCTGATTAAAAGTGAAAGCTTTAGACGTATTCAGGCGATTATAGGTCTTTTGAAAATGCAGCCTGCAATTAAGGTAATAGAAAAAGATCTTGATACTGACAACTACCTTTTTAATGTAGATAAACTTACGCTTAATCTTAAAACCGGAAAAGCTAAAGAACCAAATATCAAACATTTAATAACTAAGAAAAGTAACTTTATTTATGATAAGGATGCAGATTGTCCGACCTGGAATCTTTTCCTTATGCAGATTTTTGAAAAGGATGAGAGCCTTATCCGCTACATTCAAAAAGCCTGTGGTTATGCTTTGAGCGGAGACGTGAGCGAGCAGTGTCTTTTTATTTTGTGGGGAACTGGTGCGAATGGTAAATCAACTTTCTTGAATGTTCTTTTATATCTCTTTGGTGATTATGCCTGTACAACAATGATTGATACTTTTATGAAAAAAACAAATGACAAGAGTAATGATATTGCGCGTCTTAAAGGACTTCGTTTTGTTACTACGAGCGAAATTGAACAGGGCAAGCAGATTAATGAAAGTCTTATGAAAAGTGTAACAGGTGAAGATTCTTTGACGGCAAGATTTTTGTATGGCGAGTATTTTTCTTTTAAGCCTACATTCAAGATTTTTATGGCTACTAACCATAAGCCGAAAATTCGCGGAGCTGATAACGGAATCTGGCGACGAATCAAGATGATTCCTTTTACTGTCACAATTCCGCCGGAACAACGTGATAAAAAACTAACTGAAAAACTGATTGCAGAAAATTCTGGAATCTTAAACTGGCTTATTGCCGGATATGCTATGTGGAAAAAGGAGGGTCTTGGAGAAGAGCCTGAAGTTGTAAGGGCTGCGAATGAAGAATACCGAATGGATATGGATGCTGTTGGGACATTCATTAATGACTGCCTGGAACTTGATGCAAGTTTACAGTGGAGGCTTCATACTAAGATTCTGTATGAAACTTATATGAAGTGGTGCAATAAAAATAATGAACATATTATGTCACAGAAGTGGCTTAGTCTGAGAATGGGGGAGAAGGGCTTTAAGCGACTTGTAAGCAACAGCCAGCGATGGTGGCTTGGTCTTACTGTGAAGCCGGAATGGCGGGGATTTGTAAAATGA
- a CDS encoding restriction endonuclease yields the protein MNYWLHRIGHLQNVSYPLLEKGYLSIGFSDFCYEDFYTNVAEKQDWDYMENDFNEVWGFIPRQRYNLWRFLAEMSKGDYVIVPSWGTFSVFELCENQPLMISDKNIELPNEDWNGKKILKNETTGLLKLESENEDLDLGFVWKVKVVCKDISRSDYADAALTSRMKIRSTNANITDLEDSITKAIISFKNKKPINLKADLLDNSVNIWNNTILTELNPDKYEKLVRWYFKKIGASESYIPPKNSIDKVGDVDVIATFENLRTIINVQVKFYQGETSDWAINQINDFAKSKETISDGYHRQYWVISSSDSFSEKSYNLAKENNILLIDGKQFVKMLLHVGLDSLESFEE from the coding sequence ATGAATTATTGGTTACACAGAATTGGACACTTGCAAAATGTCTCTTATCCTTTATTAGAAAAAGGATATCTTTCAATTGGTTTTTCAGATTTTTGTTATGAAGATTTTTATACGAATGTTGCAGAAAAGCAAGATTGGGATTATATGGAAAATGACTTCAATGAAGTTTGGGGATTTATTCCAAGACAAAGATACAATCTATGGCGTTTCTTAGCAGAAATGTCTAAAGGTGATTATGTAATAGTCCCAAGCTGGGGAACATTTTCTGTTTTTGAACTTTGTGAAAACCAACCTCTAATGATATCAGATAAAAATATAGAATTACCAAATGAGGATTGGAATGGAAAAAAAATCTTAAAAAATGAAACAACAGGTTTATTAAAACTTGAATCTGAAAATGAAGACTTAGATTTAGGTTTTGTATGGAAAGTAAAGGTAGTATGTAAAGATATTTCACGTTCAGATTATGCGGATGCTGCTCTTACATCTCGAATGAAAATCAGAAGTACAAATGCGAATATTACAGATTTAGAAGACAGTATTACAAAAGCTATTATTTCATTTAAAAATAAAAAACCTATAAATTTAAAAGCAGATCTTTTAGATAATTCTGTTAATATTTGGAATAACACTATACTTACAGAACTTAATCCTGATAAATATGAAAAACTTGTTCGTTGGTATTTCAAAAAAATCGGAGCATCAGAATCGTATATACCTCCTAAAAATAGTATAGATAAAGTCGGAGATGTAGATGTAATTGCAACTTTTGAAAATTTGCGGACAATTATAAATGTTCAAGTAAAATTCTATCAAGGAGAAACATCTGACTGGGCAATAAATCAAATTAATGATTTTGCAAAATCAAAAGAAACAATATCAGATGGATATCATCGTCAATATTGGGTAATTTCTTCATCAGATAGTTTTTCTGAAAAAAGTTATAATCTTGCTAAAGAAAACAATATATTACTTATAGATGGTAAACAATTTGTAAAAATGCTTCTTCATGTTGGTTTAGATTCATTAGAATCTTTTGAAGAATAA